A region of Theileria annulata chromosome 2, complete sequence, *** SEQUENCING IN PROGRESS *** DNA encodes the following proteins:
- a CDS encoding uncharacterized protein (chr2.cand.154 - hypothetical protein) produces MVIEYENGFVLNRTSTDDGVIDSSDISSDFDEEERIINHVNSNLELITRDQDGNYVNVAQDLHDSFVKHRRFNADLFPGSKLEIIKWSGQEVHRHEGGDYPIRLEVNDDGFLLYYLDKCVSLTKEGNLWLQNSINYPSFFKFFSFPDRNIAEEYLRSANNEGAPRNRVGGSLPSKPGLAEPTEYIFSDVVTLMTDKTSKECIRPLFYNLPREQINDFHIMAEDYETSILEYDIEHLEYSKFRYKFIPKILENDDEKLVKFEVDYHSKIIKISTLKNDYEFNYSELENGEGIIRIPIDILENHNNMEYRQSRLTYCDRWNDVWEEVIRIMNNRRR; encoded by the exons ATGGTTATCGAATACGAAAATGGTTTTGTATTAAATAGAACATCAACCGACGACGGTGTTATCGACAGCAGCGATATTTCGTCTGATTTCGATGAAGAAGAGCGTATTATTAATCATGTAAATTCTAACCTGGAGCTCATAACGCGTGACCAAGATGGGAACTATGTTAATGTGGCACAGGATCTTCATGATAGTTTCGTTAAACATCGTCGATTCAATGCTGACCTTTTCCCCGGATCAAAACTCGAAATAATTAAGTGGTCAGGTCAAGAAGTTCATCGTCATGAAGGTGGTGACTATCCAATTAGGCTTGAAGTTAATGATGACGGGTTTTTACTTTACTATTTGGACAAATGTGTTTCATTGACGAAAGAAGGCAATTTATGGCTTCAAAATAGCATCAACTATCCATCTTTCTTTAAATTCTTCTCATTTCCTGACAGAAACATTGCTGAAGAATATTTGAGATCAGCTAACAATGAAGGGGCTCCTAGGAATCGCGTTGGAGGTTCACTGCCAAGTAAACCCGGTTTAGCTGAACCGactgaatatatattttcgGATGTTGTTACCTTGATGACAGACAAAACCTCAAAGGAATGTATTCGTCCGttattctataatttacCCAGGGAAcaaattaatgattttcACATCATGGCTGAAGATTATGAAACATCCATTTTGGAATATGACATTGAACATCTAGAATACTCTAAATTCAGGTATAAATTCATTCCAAAAA tattggaaaatgatgatgaaaaattagttaaatttgAGGTGGACTATCattctaaaattatcaaaatttcCACCCTCAAGAATgattatgaatttaattattctgAACTCGAAAATGGAGAAGGAATAATAAGGATACCTATTGATATTTTAGAGaatcataataatatggaaTATCGACAATCACGTTTAACATATTGTGACAGGTGGAATGATGTATGGGAAGAAGTAATAAGAATAATGAATAACAGAAGAAGATaa